GAAAATCTCTTCCTGCCCGTTCTATATGAATCATCAGCCTGCATAGCTGTTGATATCTTTTTTAATCTGGCAGCCACCTATGTTCCCATGCTGTTTCCGGCATAGTATTGTCGGCCGCTAAAGGCTTAACCATCGTGTTCGGGATGTGTACGGGTGTTTCCCTAAAGCGCATCGCCACCAGAATTCGCGTATTAAGTTTTGCGGTACGAAATTTACAAATTTGTGTGGAAAGCTTGCTTTCCTAAGCGGATTTGTAAATTCTCGTATCAGCGGGACGCCCGCGACCGAGAGAACTTGTTCTCGAGGTTACGCAAAACGCTCCTCCTTAATAACTGGACAGTGAATAATCTCTACTTGATTTCCTTAGAAAGGAGGTGATCCAGCCGCACCTTCCGATACGGCTACCTTGTTACGACTTCACCCCAGTTATCGATCCTGCCTTCGGCAGCTCCCTCCTTACGGTTGGGTCACTGACTTCGGGCATTACCAACTCCCATGGTGTGACGGGCGGTGTGTACAAGACCCGGGAACGTATTCACCGCAGCATTCTGATCTGCGATTACTAGCGATTCCAGCTTCATGTAGTCGAGTTGCAGACTACAATCCGAACTGAGACGTTATTTTTGAGATTTGCTCGACCTCACGGTTTCGCTTCCCTTTGTTTACGCCATTGTAGCACGTGTGTAGCCCAAGTCATAAGGGGCATGATGATTTGACGTCATCCCCACCTTCCTCCAGGTTATCCCTGGCAGTCTCCCTAGAGTGCCCGGCTTACCCGCTGGCTACTAAGGATAGGGGTTGCGCTCGTTGCGGGACTTAACCCAACATCTCACGACACGAGCTGACGACAACCATGCACCACCTGTCACCAATGCTCCGAAGAGAGGCTGCATTACACAGCTTGTCATTGGGATGTCAAGACTTGGTAAGGTTCTTCGCGTTGCTTCGAATTAAACCACATGCTCCACCGCTTGTGCGGGTCCCCGTCAATTCCTTTGAGTTTCATTCTTGCGAACGTACTCCCCAGGTGGAATACTTATTGCGTTTGCTGCGCCACTGAAAAGCAATGCTCCCCAACAGCTAGTATTCATCGTTTACGGCGTGGACTACCAGGGTATCTAATCCTGTTTGCTCCCCACGCTTTCGAGCCTCAGCGTCAGTTATCGTCCAGTAAGCCGCCTTCGCCACTGGTGTTCCTCCTAATATCTACGCATTTCACCGCTACACTAGGAATTCCACTTACCCCTCCGACACTCTAGTACGACAGTTTCCAATGCAGTACCGGGGTTGAGCCCCGGGCTTTCACATCAGACTTGCCGCACCGCCTGCGCTCCCTTTACACCCAGTAAATCCGGATAACGCTTGCACCATACGTATTACCGCGGCTGCTGGCACGTATTTAGCCGGTGCTTCTTAGTCAGGTACCGTCATTTCTTCTTCCCTGCTGATAGAGCTTTACATACCGAAATACTTCTTCGCTCACGCGGCGTCGCTGCATCAGGGTTTCCCCCATTGTGCAATATTCCCCACTGCTGCCTCCCGTAGGAGTTTGGGCCGTGTCTCAGTCCCAATGTGGCCGGTCACCCTCTCAGGTCGGCTACTGATCGTCGCCTTGGTAGGCCGTTACCCCACCAACCAGCTAATCAGACGCGGGTCCATCTCATACCACCGGAGTTTTTCACACTGCACCATGCGATGCTGTGCGCTTATGCGGTATTAGCAGTCGTTTCCAACTGTTATCCCCCTGTATGAGGCAGGTTACCCACGCGTTACTCACCCGTCCGCCACTCAGTCACAAAAACTTCATTCCGAAGAAATCAATTAGAGTGCTTCGTTCGACTTGCATGTGTTAAGCACGCCGCCAGCGTTCATCCTGAGCCAGGATCAAACTCTCATGTTAAAGTTTAATCTTAGTCAAGCTAAACTTGGCTATCGGATTCAAAATCATTTTGAATCTACTGTTTTAAAGGGCTTTGATTATATCAAAGCGTTCGTCAATCTTTCGATTGCTTGAATTATTCTCATTGAATCTTTCAAGGTTATTCACTGTTCAATTATCAAGGTTCCAACGCTTGTTAAGCGTTTGTTCTTTGTCGCGTTAGCAACTCGTTTATTTTATCAAACCGAATCGCTTTTGTCAAGAACTTTTTTTCAAACATTTTTCAAAGAGCAAGTCAAGTTGTCAAACTTTTCATTCTTTTGTGTTTGAATTGTCGCTTTTGTAGAGCGCTTTGCAATTATATCAAATGTAAATTTATTTGTCAACAACTTTTTTCGTATTTTTTATATTTTTTTCGATTACTGTTTTTTAGTATGATGACATAGGTCAGGAACTTGGGAACTGTTTTTCAAACTGCATCTCGCGCAATGTAACAAAAAACCGACCAGAAACCGGTTTCACCACTGTAAAGTTCTCTTCACATGTGCGAAACCAATTTTCTGGTCGGAAATATATACTGGTATCCCTTTTAAATAAACCCAACAACACCACAGAGCAATACTAAAAATCCAAGTGCGATCCGGTACCATCCAAATACTTTGAAATCGTGTTTTTTGATATAGCCCATAAGGAAACGAATTACCACGATTGAAACCACAAAGGCAACTACCATTCCTACAATTAAAATCATTGCCTCATTTGCTGTAAAGTGGAGTCCAAACTTCCAAATTTTCAACAGACTTGCTCCAAACATAACCGGGATTGCAAGGAAAAATGTGTATTCCGCCGCAACTGTTCTAGATACCCCAAGCAGCAATGCGCCTACAATCGTCGCACCTGAGCGGGATGTTCCCGGAAATACCGCTGCAATCAGCTGGAACAATCCAATGAAAAATGCCAGACGATAGTCGATGTTTTCTAATGAAGTCACTTTCATGCTTTTGCCTTTATTCCAATTCTCAATCAAAATAAATGCTACACCAAATAAAATCAACATAATTGCTACTGTTGTATAGTTATAGAATAAAGACTCAAACAAATCGTCCCACAGCACACCTACAATGGCTGCAGGAATCGTGGATACCAAAATACGAAACCAGAGTTTAAACTTATCTGTTTTCACCCATGCTCCTACTCCACCTTTTGTAAGAGGTGCTTTGTTATCTTTTTTCCCAAATGGCCAAATCTGGTTCCAGAATAAGATGACAACCGCAAGAATTGCGCCAAGCTGAATCACCACCTGAAACATACTGTAAAATTCTTTCGACACATCCAGTTTTACCACTTCGTTTAGTAAAATCATATGTCCTGTGCTGCTGATTGGAAGCCATTCGGTAATACCTTCCACAATTCCAAAAAGAACTGCCTTTAAAAGTTCTATCATTTCTGTTCTCCTTTTTTATATAATAGGTCTTAGGCGCTTGCGAAACGCCAAAAGCCGCATAAATACGGCTTTTTTTGTTGTTAAAATAAAATATCTCCTCAAGGTTTATGGTAAAATAGAGTTGTGAGAAACTATCAACCAATCCACCTAAAGGAGATATACCTACATGATAACACATAAACAGCTCTCTTTGGCAGAAGTTTTTGAAGATTGCCAAAATAAATTCGACAACGACAAATACCAGTTCCTTTCTCTTCTTGATGAAGCCATTAACCTTGATGAAATTGTTCCTGTTTCTTTTGTTACTCATTTTCATGCTTCAACCGGAAGACCTCGTAAGCACCAGCTTTATCCAATGCTTAAAGCTTTTCTGATTCAGCGTATATTCTCAATCCCGACTGATATGCTCCTAATCGTTTTCTTGAAATACTCTCAGGAATTACGTGATTTCTGTGGCTTTGATGTTGTTCCTGATGCCTCAAAATTTACCCGTTTTAAACAGGATTTCCTGATGGACTTACAATCTATGTTCGTTCACATGGTTGATATGACCGAACCGATATGCCAAAAACTTGATCCTCATCTGGCGGCTATGACCATCTTCGATACCTCTGGCATTGAAGCCTGGGTGACTGAAAATAATCCAAAATACGCAAACCGTATTATCAAGCAGTTAAAGGCTTTCAAGAAATCCCATAACCTTGATGATTCCTATGATCCTTATAAGGCTGCTTATGGTTCCATGCCTACGCATGCTGCTTCCAATCAGGCAATCCAGCAGATGTACATTAATGGACATTTCTGTTACGCCTATAAGTTTGGCATTGTAACCAACGGACTTGGTATTGTCCGTGATATCACTTTCTATAACAAAGAGTTCCTAAAGGCTCATCCGGATATCGTTGTGGAAAAGAAATCTGACTCTCCTGATGAGGATAAATCTCTTGCCGATTCAAAAGCCCTGCTTCCTGTCCTGGTTGATTTCTTTCAGAAGCATCCGCTTATCGCCCCTAAGACTTTTCTTGGTGATGCTGCTTTTGACACGATTGAAATCTACAAATCTCTTTTCGGTGAAATTGGATTTGAAAAAGCATTTATTCCTCTCCGCGTTAAACTTTCTATGGAAGATAACGGTTATACCATCAACGAAAATGGTGTTCCCTGTTGTCCTCATGATCCTTCGCTTCCTATGAAAAGAGAAGGTAGTAAATCACACTTAAAAAGCAAAATTCCCACGATGAAATTTGTCTGCCCGAAAATGAAATGGGAATACAATAAAGCAGATAAAACAAAACGCCGTGTATGCCATTGTGATAATCCCTGCACAACATCTTCCTGTGGAAGAATGATTTACGTTTATCCCGAAAAGAATCTTCGTGCCTATCCCGGAGTGGAACGGGGGTCAGACGAATGGGAAGAAACATATAAAATCCGTGTAAACGTTGAAAAATCTATTAACCACTTTAAAGACAGCTTTTGCGTAGCTAATCGTAAAACCCAGAACGAAAAAACGCTTCATGCCGATTTACTTTTGGCTGGCATAGCTCAACTTGTTACAGTAATCGTTGCTGATAAAATTCATCAACATCAATACATCCGAAGTCTTAAGCCTTTGATTGCTTAAAATTGAGATTTTATAAATTTTTCTGCTTCATACTAACTATGAAGCCTTTTTGTCATGCCCTAAATGAATGACTGCCACCTTCCATTCCAAGAATCCTGCATTGCAGGATTCTATCCTTGTTTTCAATCAAGATTGCGAACTTGTTTCGCAATTACCTAATAATAGGTCTGTCCATGAAGCCCTCCACAAAGTATAACTTTGATAAAAAGTGCTGTCAACTCTATTTCTTCTTATGAAATTGTGGCAGATATTATGCTATCTTTTGAAATTGTGATGGATATGACAGTGTTTGTTACATGTGCAGCACGTTTTTGGCAATTCCCATTGTCGATTTACGGTGTGACACCAGAAGAATTGTCTTATCCTTTGCTTCTTTTTCCAGGCTTTTTAAAATAATGCCTTCATTCAAACTATCCAGATTACTGGTAGGCTCGTCTAAG
This genomic window from Roseburia sp. 831b contains:
- a CDS encoding undecaprenyl-diphosphate phosphatase; protein product: MIELLKAVLFGIVEGITEWLPISSTGHMILLNEVVKLDVSKEFYSMFQVVIQLGAILAVVILFWNQIWPFGKKDNKAPLTKGGVGAWVKTDKFKLWFRILVSTIPAAIVGVLWDDLFESLFYNYTTVAIMLILFGVAFILIENWNKGKSMKVTSLENIDYRLAFFIGLFQLIAAVFPGTSRSGATIVGALLLGVSRTVAAEYTFFLAIPVMFGASLLKIWKFGLHFTANEAMILIVGMVVAFVVSIVVIRFLMGYIKKHDFKVFGWYRIALGFLVLLCGVVGFI